One stretch of Cololabis saira isolate AMF1-May2022 chromosome 15, fColSai1.1, whole genome shotgun sequence DNA includes these proteins:
- the LOC133461183 gene encoding uncharacterized protein LOC133461183 produces MNSWLRSHLLFAALFLSSSALTPEECQPLVTPLSLADPSLLYGKWHLLAGNTDSNTFNAILNVTESSWMNIKASSPSEIVMSEENNIGGTCFSGTENGTIEGNTVTMKLPNMTSEFHVLPSCQDCLLLSGNTTVKNFKQMLQLLKLSDTDVPDELHGHALYLLGKTPTLTDSDLEHFKKQASCLGFSGEPDFEYKPEKSFCKEGEGIRMPFS; encoded by the exons ATGAATTCGTGGCTGAGGTCTCATCTCCTGTTTGCAGCCCTGTTTCTGAGCAGCTCGGCTCTGACGCCTGAAGAATGCCAACCGTTGGTCACACCTTTGTCTCTGGCAGACCCTTCCTTG CTGTACGGTAAATGGCATCTCCTGGCTGGCAATACTGACAGTAATACTTTTAATGCCATACTGAATGTAACAGAGAGCTCCTGGATGAACATCAAAGCGTCCAGCCCTTCTGAAATTGTTATGTCCGAGGAGAACAATAT AGGGGGGACCTGCTTCAGTGGAACAGAGAACGGGACCATTGAAGGAAACACTGTAACAATGAAGC TTCCCAACATGACCTCAGAGTTCCATGTGCTGCCAAGCTGCCAGGACTGTCTGCTCCTGAGTGGCAACACCACTGTTAAGAACTTCAAACAGATGCTTCAGCTCCTGAAACTCAGTGACACTGATGTACCGGATGAGCTCCATGGTCATGCTCTTTATCTTTTAG GCAAAACACCAACTCTGACGGACTCGGATTTGGAACATTTCAAGAAGCAAGCAAGCTGCCTTGGCTTTTCTGGAGAACCAGACTTCGAGTACAAGCCTGAGAAAA GTTTCTGTAAAGAAGGTGAAGGCATCAGGATGCCATTCTCCTAA